The window AAGACGTCCTGAGACGTCATAACGTGCGGCAGGCCGACCCCAAGGTTAGCAAAGACGGTCGGCACGGCCGCCTGCACGCCGTGCGAATGGATCAAAGAGAACTGCCTTCGCTTTAACAGTTTGCGCACGGTCGACCAAAACCTGGGCTTCTCGTGATTTCGATCGCGGTGTGGCACTCGGACGACTTCGGTCCCCTCCCATGCCCGAACTTCAGAGCAGAATGTATCGTGGTACTCATACTCGGGCACGACGAACGTGAAATGAAACCCGGCCTGCAACAGAATCGGATAAGTGTATAGAATGTGCGTACGCACACCACCGACTGGATGTCGGACAACAGCTAAGATGCGATGCTGTGAAGGTCGACCTATTCCCATGCCAGTGTGACGTCCTCTGTATTGTTTAGAAAATCGCCCTCCTGGCACATTTGCCAGTATTCGACCTGATTTCTCATGAGTCGCAGACCAACGACTTGGAAAGCACCGAACCAGAGCCAGACGTGCCAGAACAGGAAGTTGAACCCCCATGCCATGACAGCTAGCAACAAAAACGATGCAGATGCTGCGATCACCGTGCGCCACGCAAACTCGTCGACGCAGCCTGTTCCTCGCAACATCCGCGCTTCGAGGGTGTTTTGTAAGACGCCAAAGAGCATTAAGCCAAAAGTCACAGCGCCTGCGACACCCAGTTCAGCGAGCAATTGTCCATAAAGATTGTGCGGCAAATGGCCGGTGCCGCTCGCTTGGCTGAAGCTCGAAGGACCGAAGCCCAGCAGTGGTTTTTGCAAAAATACGGGGATCGCCGCTTCAAATCCG of the Pirellulales bacterium genome contains:
- a CDS encoding glycosyltransferase family 4 protein — its product is MGIGRPSQHRILAVVRHPVGGVRTHILYTYPILLQAGFHFTFVVPEYEYHDTFCSEVRAWEGTEVVRVPHRDRNHEKPRFWSTVRKLLKRRQFSLIHSHGVQAAVPTVFANLGVGLPHVMTSQDVFCRVDLHGIAGRLKLAALARILQQLDILIAVSEDTRCDHLQHLPELKKGRCQVKVIHNGIDLQQYSSSQKTALSDLRDRLTLDKHVPLLGFLGRYMPQKGFLVLADALTTLVRR